One genomic segment of Rivularia sp. PCC 7116 includes these proteins:
- a CDS encoding fatty acid desaturase has protein sequence MTTNLSPASLPQLNPPSPRLKVIIFTVILHLAVLLAFLPSNFSWAAVGVAVLLHWMTIGLGIAFGFHRLATHRSLQVPKWLEYFLILCGTLALQGGVFGWVGYHRVHHLHSDEQGDPHTPNEGFWWSHIGWLMHTVPARPELPRMTKDIADDQFYRFCHRYYIELQVALGVVLYLLGGWSFVVWGIFVRLFVGIHSTMFVNSVCHTIGYRNHDSGDRSTNCWWVALLTFGEGWHNNHHAFQYSARHGLQWWEIDMTWMTIRLLQFLGLATNVKLPQK, from the coding sequence ATGACTACCAATTTATCTCCAGCTTCTTTACCTCAATTAAATCCACCTTCTCCTAGATTGAAGGTGATTATTTTCACTGTCATACTTCATTTAGCAGTATTATTAGCATTCTTACCCAGTAACTTTAGCTGGGCTGCTGTAGGAGTCGCAGTGTTATTACACTGGATGACTATTGGTTTGGGAATTGCTTTTGGATTTCATCGGTTAGCAACTCATAGAAGTCTACAAGTTCCTAAATGGCTTGAGTATTTTTTGATTTTGTGCGGTACTTTAGCTCTTCAGGGAGGTGTATTTGGCTGGGTTGGATATCACCGAGTACATCATTTACATTCCGATGAACAAGGAGATCCTCATACACCCAATGAAGGTTTCTGGTGGAGTCACATCGGCTGGTTAATGCATACGGTTCCGGCTCGACCGGAACTTCCACGGATGACGAAAGATATTGCCGACGACCAATTTTATCGTTTTTGCCATCGTTATTATATTGAACTGCAAGTCGCATTAGGAGTTGTGCTGTATTTGCTGGGTGGATGGTCTTTTGTAGTTTGGGGAATTTTTGTACGCTTGTTTGTGGGAATTCACTCTACTATGTTCGTCAACAGTGTTTGTCATACGATTGGCTATCGCAATCACGATTCGGGCGACCGCTCTACTAATTGTTGGTGGGTTGCTCTGCTGACTTTTGGTGAAGGTTGGCACAACAATCATCATGCTTTTCAATATTCGGCTCGTCATGGTTTGCAATGGTGGGAAATTGATATGACTTGGATGACTATTAGACTGCTACAATTTCTTGGATTAGCAACCAACGTAAAACTTCCGCAGAAATAA